The sequence GTAGTAACGCACGCGGTCCTCATCTTCCAACCCGCCTAGCGTCGCGAATCCGTTCTCAGTGATATACACCGGCGGGTTGTTGTAGTCTTTCCTTATATTTGTAAGGATTTTGTAGAATCCCCAAGGTGTGAACTGCAATATTAAAGGCACACAAAGGAAAATAAACGGATTCCGGTAGAGTTAGAGAGTCCTCGTCTCGTCATCAGTTTTTTTATCCCGCGGCCCTGCGATGGAGGCATCGACGCTGTAGTTACGTTGTGTGTGAACGACACCTAATCAGTAAACATACTATTTAAATGTGAATATTGTATTTCCCTAAGTAACAAAGCTCTCTTATTGGGACAGTGGTAAAGGCTTCTAATTACCTAAAGGAATATTGCTAAGAACTGTAAATTATTTAAACGAAATAACATTTTGTATCTATGGTGGAAAAGTGTAATAAGTAAGTTACTTTAACAAAACCTGATTCTCCAGTTTTCCACTCTTCTAATGTGTATACAATTGCATTTATGTCGTCCCAGAAAGAAGGAGTGGCATGATAtccgtttacagtttcatttcTGTATGTTAATACTGCATAGTAATGATTCAGGCCAAAGTAGTCGGCTGTTCCACGAACATATGCCTTTTCCTCTTCGGTAAAAGCGGGTAATCTGGATTTAGAATATCCTTGCAGAGAACTCTTAGCAGCTACGTTTTCTATCATTTCCTGTGGATAACCTCCACTTTCCGAGAATATAGGATGCGCATATTGGCCCCACTGAAAAGAAAAACAAGatgttaaatataatataagtacctaactaCATATACTtttaatacaatattaaaatgAGAGCAAAGTATTTACATCAAATTGGTTGGCATCTTTAGCGGCTTGAATATGTTCCGGGTTATTTTCATCTTCAGGTTCATACCAAGTTGAGCTTAACGTAATACTGACAGTACCGCTCTGTTTCGATCTGAACTCATTATTGTATACATGCCAGGCTTTAGCGTGTGACATAAGTATATTTTTAGAGCATAAATACTCTGCTATCCCCTTGATGTTTAGTCGCGGTGCCATGGTCACGTCGCCGTAACCAGCGCGGCAGGATGCGTGTGGCTCATTGAATGTGATCCAGAACTTGACTCGGTCTCCAAATAACTCGAATGCAGTACGAGCGTAGTCGGCGAACCAGTCAACAATGTTAGGGTTCGTCCAGCCGCCCATTTCCTGCAGCTTCTGAGGTAAATCCCAGTGGTACAGTGTGACCATAGgtgttatattatatttcagcATTTCGTTGATATAGTTATTGTAAAATTCTACGCCGGCCGGGTTTATGTGATCGGGAAAACTGGTGGGCATTAGTCGAGTCCAAGACAAAGAGAATCTATAATAGTCGACTCCTAGTTCTCTCATCATCTCGACGTCTCTTTTATATAAATGGTACGAGTCGTCCGCGATGTCTCCATTGGAGCAATCTTTGATAGCGCAAGGATCTGTATGAGTCAAATGGTCCCAAATGTTTTCAGATTTccctgtaaaataaaataatgaaatatacaAGTATATGTAAAGTCTTAAAACATCGGACCTAATGCTCATTCTACATGAAGTAGATTGCGTTTAATTGGGATTAAATGCTTACCATCTTCATCCCAAGCGCCCTCTATTTGGTAAGAGGCAGTGGCTGTTCCGAAGAGGAACCCATCGGGGAACTTACACACCCCGAGCCGACTGCCTGCCGATTTGCTCTCGGCCAAGACGAGCACTGTTgtacttaaactaaaaataaaagaggTGCGACATAAGTATGTACATAATAGAATCTAAAAAAAtccttttattaatttatttaaactaaagctAGGGAAGATTCCCGTGcagagaatttttttttcaattttggcGTACACGCATAGGTTCGAGTTTGTAGGTATCTGGTGTATCTACAGAAAGGAGAAGAAGGCTTAAATAAAGTTGGTACTTAGTTAGAAGCTATAGTACTAAAATCTTATGACACTCACAGCAAGCCTTTCAGCATTTTGTTATTCCCAAACTTCTAATGAAAATATCCTATGGACGTAGTGTTTATATATTTCAGTTTCTAGATAAGAATTTAAGACACTATCATTGCAAATACCTATTGATAAATCGGACGAATATCTTATGTGCATTGTattatctaatagatatattatTCTAGAGTGTTTAAGGTGTATTGTGATACTGGTAATATCTTTTCAACTATCAAAATAATACTTAGGAACTTGCCTTCATGTGTATCAGTggttaacgccgtggcttgcgtgggcgacggtcgcgcgatggtcgcgcgacggcgatgcgacgcataagaaatcaaaccttatcgatatggaagtatgagacgcgacggcgacggtcgcgcgaccgtcgcccacgcaagacacggcgtaaagcTGTTATGTAACAGAAAGTGACATTTCTGTTGATGACAAATGGATCCATAACTAAAAACAGATCTTGTATCATGCGATTGCGTGGAGTAGGTATTCAACACCAGTCCCTTGTAGCTGTGAAACTATCAAGCTTTTAATTTAATTGATAGTAAAAAGATAGGGTCTAGGGTAGCTTTAATAGGGTACAGTCACcgacataaataagtgatgatttctgtaccttgtcacattaacatcttgtttgaaatgtcatacgaagttgtcaaatgattaaaagcgacaaggtacaaaaatcatcacttatttatgccggtgagtACTTGCTTCCTTCCCGTTGACCAGAAACCATTAAACTATCATGAGttaagtttcgttttctttcaactccttatttgccaggagtggcactgaagctttggtagtttcgtgtgctctgcctacccctctatgggatacaggcgtgtttGTATGTGAGTTAAGTTAGCCGAATTTTACAGAGCGAGGAAAAGTGTCGAAAAGTTCTCGTCAAAAATTCCTTCCAATAAGGTTACGAAAGTTACAATTCAAAGCAAGTAAAATAACCATAACTACGTTACAAATATACTACTGATGACGGAAATTCGAAGGCGATTAATATGAATTACGCACGgtataatataaatacctactaaattGTTTCGCGTAAAAGCTACGAGAAACGTTTTTAATAAGTCAAGTAAAAGTTTgcaagtcatgtttgaaatatGCCCCGCCATACGTGgctcgggggttaaaaatacagaatatataacaatggcaaatacaaaatacataaCACCGTACAGAAACTATTTACGTATCATTTCCTGCAAAATAAAAGTATAACAGCGATTTTGGGTCGAATCGTATTTCTCTTTCTAATTTGTACATGCCACTACTCTTACATAAACTTTGTAAATACGTAAATAAATTTGTTTCAAAATTGAATAAGTTATATTACCCCTTTTTGAAGTCTAAATTGAATCCATAATACAGTTggaaacataataaatatgtacctatgttcAATTaatcccgtcccgtcccgtcccgtttgtcccgtgtggtgacgggataagaatttcactaccccctttcttcccgtgggtgtcgtagaagtcgactgtgggatatgggttaaattgtggcgtaggcgagaggctggcaacctgtcactgcaatgtcacaatttggatttctttcaacatctttttgccaagagtggcactgaaacttagtagttcatgtgctctgcctacccctttatgggatacaggcgtgattatatgtgtaTATGTACGTATGTTCAATTAATATGTAGTATCgaattatgtattattttaaaaacattcgATTAAAATGATTACTATGTATCATAATATAGAaattactttgctaatccgcgaatataACTTGCTAGTCAATCAGTGCCAACCCTACTTACCTGCGTATTTTCAAGTCGTGTGCATTCGAAAAATAAGAAATGTAACGAAAAACGAATCAGTTAATActacttattttatttcagtttgaGATCAATTAGTGTCCTtcatagggttgcaaaaaaacggttttttttctggcttgaaaaaaccgtgaaaaaaaacagttttttttctggagtatgtttttttttctaaagtacgaaatctcaaaatttgcaaagtagttaaatacttttatatggttttttagacttaatgttaactattaaacgaatttaatcaaataacttcaatttctggtcttataaaagcaacatttacgaaatctatggccggcaacagacagtcttaaaaattcataatcttaaaaaaaaattgtatgcatattgacagttcaaactgacactgacagatctgacagatctgtcagtgtcagtttgcatacaaattttttaagattatgaaaattaagactcgtctgttgccggcctatagatggtagttatcactatttactgttggaaacaccaccgcctctccacgatacacgcagcatcggggatttcccaataaacgtttgtatactgaatgttaattgaattaaaatgtaagttattgttattgaaatacgttacaactcacgaaaaaccgttattgtcgtattatttgttcatctgaaaaaaaaaccatatttagaaaaaaaaccatggtgctcggtttttttcatgttttttttcacaattctgaaaaaaacatttggttttttttctgtttACAACCCTAGTCCTTCATCGATGGTCATAACAGTGGCGGCGGGTTGGTAGTGGGGGTCGAGAGTGCGCGAGCGGACTATCTCCTTGTAGACGAAGGCGGACTTGCGGGGGGTGCGGGTTTGGGCCGGGTCTGTGTAGTCCACCTCGTACAGACCAAACCGCTGACTGagaaaatacaataatataatagatattattagttatttgttttacaagggggcaaagttgttattTCACCGCATGTGCctatattgatacccgagcaagtgaaagattccaatattgaaccgcgagcgtagagAGAGCGTGTGGTTCAaaaaatggaatcttgagcgttgcgggggtttcaaggcacgaaggttaaacaaactttgccagcAATTGCCACCAAGAGAAAcataaaatttttcaccacaccaacacgaaccaAATAcggactataaaacatcaaactaagtaaatcaaatacatcaatttatttatttatgattcaaaatcatcatttgtaggtaaaatctaccagtcAACTTAAGAgtcttaagacatcaagttaaaatttgtatgaaattgaaatttgcactcttgtgaataaaatgtaattttgcaatatgttttcgaatagcaaagagagcttttaccagttggggtgttgaaaaatgatttaccacctgtggaacttaaagcgttttttgcgttgtactttcctcgctatagtgaggggaaaagtattgGTGCAAAtgaattttacttctcgtgcAAATGCAAGTGTGAATTTTACtttactcgcttcgctcatagTTCAACTATACAATTCTTTCACttcctcgtttttcaattccacactcggcgttaaaatacaactttgcacccttgtataacaaataactatttcaccacaccaacgggtaaaggctttctttgctattcgaaaacagatagcaaaatttcattttatccacaagggggcaaagtaatttcatacaaattttaactcattgtcttaatctggctgctagatacATTGGCTGAGTGAGTTGTGTATTGAAAGATTGTAGTATCACTTacgtcataaattaaatataaaaagatcataccatcccatacattaaatgcgaccgcctacgaacgcgcttacactccac is a genomic window of Leguminivora glycinivorella isolate SPB_JAAS2020 chromosome 6, LegGlyc_1.1, whole genome shotgun sequence containing:
- the LOC125227041 gene encoding LOW QUALITY PROTEIN: lactase-phlorizin hydrolase-like (The sequence of the model RefSeq protein was modified relative to this genomic sequence to represent the inferred CDS: deleted 2 bases in 2 codons), with amino-acid sequence MRIDYYRLSLSWTRLMPTSFPDQINPAGVEFYNNYINEMLKYNMTPMVTLYHWDLPQKLQEMGGWTNPNIVDWFADYARTAFELFGDRVKFWITFNEPQIFCRNGYGDVTMAPRLNIKGIAEYLCSKNMLMSHAKTWHMYDEEYRSKQSGTVSITLSSTWHEPEDENNPEHVQAAQDANQFDWGQYAYPIFSDEGAGYPKEMVDNVAAKSAAQGYPRSRLPEFTEEEKATYVRGTSDYFGLNHYSSSITYRNDSVDGYHSTPSLWDDANIATYELLEWKIGASDFTKYTPWGFYKLLTKIRQNYNNPPVFITENGFAALGGLDDEDRVQYYRGYLDAMLDAINEGSDIRGYTAWSLMDNFEWMEGYTQRFGLYEVDYTDPAQTRTPRKSAFVYKEIVRSRTLDPHYQPAATVMTIDEGLGLGKFGNNKMLKGLLLSTTVLVLAESKSAGSRLGVCKFPDGFLFGTATASYQIEGAWDEDGKSENIWDHLTHTDPCAIKDCSNGDIADDSYHLYKRDVEMMRELGVDYYRFSLSWTRLMPTSFPDHINPAGVEFYNNYINEMLKYNITPMVTLYHWDLPQKLQEMGGWTNPNIVDWFADYARTAFELFGDRVKFWITFNEPHASCRAGYGDVTMAPRLNIKGIAEYLCSKNILMSHAKAWHVYNNEFRSKQSGTVSITLSSTWYEPEDENNPEHIQAAKDANQFDWGQYAHPIFSESGGYPQEMIENVAAKSSLQGYSKSRLPAFTEEEKAYVRGTADYFGLNHYYAVLTYRNETVNGYHATPSFWDDINAIVYTLEEWKTGESGFVKFTPWGFYKILTNIRKDYNNPPVYITENGFATLGGLEDEDRVRYYRAYLGAMLDAIDEGSDIRGYTAWSLMDNFEWMQGYIERFGLYEVDYTDPNRTRTPRKSAFVYKEIVRSRTLDPHYQPAATVMTIDEGH